The stretch of DNA CCCTCAGCAGAACAGCCCTCACACTGCAGCTACAAGTCCTGAAAGCCAGGCTCAGCGAGCTCGAGTCCACGCTATCCAAGCTCAACCAGTCGCAGTACAATCTCACGTACGTGTATGCGCTTATAGCTTACGCGAAGGATATCCTCTCCCAAACCGAGGCGCAGCTGAGCAGCGGGAACATCACAGTTGCACAGCTAGCGGCCAACCTGGCTGTGGTCAAGAAGATACTCGGGCTGATCAACGCGGAACTGAACAGGGTATCGCTTCACGTTACAGTCATCAGAGCGATGAAGCTCGGGCTCCTAAAGAAGAATGAGACGTCGTTCCTCAACGCATCCCTCCTCAACCACACAGGTCCCAAGCTCAAGGAAATACGCAACAGGACCAGGACGGGTCTCAACGAGACTGCCGCAGTGCTGAAAGAGGTTGAAAACGAGGTCAGGAACATGGCTAAGGGCTTGAACGACGCGGTCAAGCAACTGAAGGAGAAGATCAAGGAGAAGCATGGAGCCGAGAAGGAGATAAGCGCCCCGCCGACTTTCAAGCCGCCAAAGGAGAAGCCGCTTCCGCCGGGCCTCGAGAAGAAGCTCGGGGAGAACGCCGGAAGTGAAGAGAGCGGTGAGCAGCAAACCGGCCCAGGCAAGGGCCCGCGAGGTAAAGGCAAGTAAAACACTTTTTTTAACTTGAATAAACCCTTCTTTTTTACGATGCATCTTGAGCCCACAGTTTAAACTCTCGGTCGCCAGGCTCGAGGTCTCTACGGGAGGCTTTCTGAAGGAAGCCACCCCCGCGGAGGCCTACCTTACGGAGCGTGAGCGAGAAGTAAGGGTTAGAGAGGGGGGTGTTCTCGCCGCCCGTCTCCTCCTTCTCAAAGGTAGCGGCGTTACGACGCCTGAAGGCGTGGCGGCCGTAGCCGACGTGAAGCTCCCACGTTTCCGCCGCGCCCTGGTCTTCCACCACACGTACGACTCGCCTGGGTACATGGGCGGAACCAACGAGCCTTACGACTACCCGCAAGCCCAAGAGGTTGGAGAGTTCATGGCTAGCCCGTGGACGTTTCCATGGCACACCGAGAAGCTGAGCGGGATGCCCAGGTCGCTGAAGATAAACCAGCTCATGCTCGAGGTCGAAGAAGGCTTCGTCTTCGTCCTATGTGTCCCCGCAGACGGGTTTGCACCGTACTTCACTGAGCCGGCGGAGGGAGTGCTGAGGCTCGTCGTGACTTCGAGAGCTAGGCGCGAGTGGATGGAAGCCCCTCTCCTAGCGTATGCGCTCTCAGAAGACCCCTACAGCGCTGTAGAGGCGGTGTACAAGGCCGTGGCTTCACACCTGGGCAGGACGTGCTCCCTCAGGAGCAGTAAGCCCTTCTCGGAACCCCTGCGCTTCTTGGGATGGTGCACCTGGAACGCGTTCTGGCGCGACGTGAACCAGGAGAAGCTCGTGGAGGGTGCTCGTGAGATCATGGCGAAGGCGCCTGTGCGGATGGTTCTACTAGACGACGGCTGGATGGAGGAGAAGGACGGGATGCTCAGGAGCTTCGATGAAGACAGGGAGAAGTTCCCAGACGGTCTCGCTTATGCTGTATCCCGTTTAAGGCAAAGCGGCGCCAGAAGCGTGGGCATCTGGTTGACGCTAAACGGCTACTGGAACGGTATACACCCCGAAAGCCACCTTGCCCACTCCTTCAGAGAGGAGCTGGAGGAAGTTGGGGGTTTACTCGTGCCTAAGCCGGAGTCCTCGTTCCGCTTTTACTCGGAGTGGTTTAGGCTCATCAAATCGAAGGGGTTCGACTTCATCAAGGTCGACAACCAGTACGCTGTCTCCACAGTTTACTCCGAGAAGTACCCCGTCGGCGACGCGTCTCGTATGCTACACGAGGCCATCGAAGCCGCAGCCGCCCTGCACGGGTTGGACGTGCTGAACTGCATGTCGCTCAACCCAGAGCACTTCTTCAACTGGTTCAGGTCGAATGTGACGAGAGCGTCTATCGACTACAGCGTGCCCCACAGCTCGTCCAGGTCTAAGCTGCACCTCTACTTCAACGCCTACAACTCGATCTGGCTCTCCCAGCTCGCGTGGCCCGACTGGGACATGTTCCAGTCCTATGACCCTCTGGCCCTCCCCCACGCGGTGGCGAGGGCGATCAGCGGCGGGCCTATCTACGTTACAGACGAGCCCGGTAAAACCCGAGCCGAGGTGCTGAAACCCCTCGTGTTTGACAGCGGGGAGATACCCAGCCTGGACGGCCCCGCTCTGCCGACGCGCGATACTGTCATGCTGGATCCCTACAACGAGAAGGTGGCTCTTAAGCTTGCAAACAGCATCACGGTGCCGGGCCTGGGCGTCTACCACCTGCTGGCAGCTTTCAACATATACAAGGGCGACGAGGAGGTTTCATACACGTTTAAGCCCAAGGAGCTGGGGGCTCGGGAAGGAAAGGTTGTTGTCTACGAGTACTTCAGCAACCAAGCGGTGAAGGTGGGCGTCGAGGAAGATGTCGCTGGGAAGCTCGAGCCAGGCGGCGTGCGTCTCTACGTGATCTCGCCTGTAAGGGACGGTTTAAGCGTCATAGGCACTAGGCAGCTCTACGTGTCTCCCGCAGTGATAGCCCGCGTTGATAGAGGTGAGGGAGAGCTCACTGTCTACCTAAAGGAGAGAAAGCCTGTTCTGCTTTACCTGGAAGAGAGCCTCGCCGTGGACGGCGCGCAGATAGAGCCAGGTTTACGGGAAGTGATCCCCCGTAGCGCAGCTCTAAGGATAAGGCTTCGCCGCTAGATAGAGCGTCAGGAGGAGTGCGTAAGCGAAGAGGAGAATGCCTAGCGTGGACAGCATTTTCCTCGACTTCCCCTCTGAGACCAGCTTTGCCTCAACCAGAACCATGTGGAGCCCATATAGAGCGTGGTACAGCGCAGCGACCAGCAGCGCAAGTTCAGACGCAACCACGAGCGGGTTTTTGAAGGCCATCAGAACCTCCCCGTACGTGGGAAGACCCTTGTAGGATCCCTGCAGGTGGACTCTCACCAGGTGAGCTACGACGACAACTGTGAGGACTGCACCGGTCAAAGCCTGGAGCACCCAGCCGAGGCCACCCTTACGCGAGGACACCGGCAATCACCCACACACCTATAGCTATCAACATGATAGCCGAAATCCAGGCCATCACGAGCAGAGTGCGCCTGTGTTGCAGAAAGTACCCAGCCTCGACAAAGGCCGAGTAGACCCCCAGGGTCCCGTGAATCACCAGGATGCTCCACAGCAGAGAGTCAGCGAGGAGACCGAGCCTCCCCGAGAACAGGTTTAGCAAAGCGGAGTAAGCCTCCTCACCCAGAGCGAGGGTAGATATGTCGACCAGGTGTAGCAGAAGGTACAGCGCCATAATGATACCGGCTAGTCTTCTCGCCGCGAAGGACAAGTGCTCAAGGCTTCGCCCCTTCAACCTGAACCAGCTCTCCAACACCTCCCTCAATCCCATAGCCTCACCCCTCAACCCGTAATTCCCCCTTCAGGAGCCTGCGGCGGAGGCGCATAATAGATTCACCGGGTTTAAAGCCAACCGGACACCTGACGCTACACTCAAAAGCCGCGTGGCAAGCCCACACCCCAGCCCGAGAGTCCACAACCGCTGGAACTTTGCCGTCGCCGCTTTTAGAGATCAGGGCGAGCAGCGAGGGGCCAAGGTACTCGGGGAAGGTGTTGGCGATCGGGCAGGCAGAGTAGCATATCCCGCACTCGATGCAGTCGTAGAGCTTCTCAAGCTGAACCTCTTGAAGCCCACCGTCGACTATCTCAAGCGTCGAGGGAGTAACGAGCTTGTACTTTCCAAACATCCTGGACTTGTCTACTGCCAGGTCGCTGATCACCTTGAAACCCCTGAGAGGCTCAAGGACCACTACACCTCCCTTAGCGACTTCCCCTATGCGCGTGATGCACGCAAGCCTCTCGACCCCGTTAATCACCATACCGCACGCGCCACAGACCCCGTGGTGGCAGGCGTGCTCAAACGCCAGAGTCCTATCCTTCTCAAGGCTTATCCTCTCAACAACGTCCAGTACGCTCTCAGACGGGTCGGCTTCAACGTCGAAGGCGTCGAACCTCGGCTCACCCCCAGCCTTAACCCTCTTGATCACAACTCGGAACCTCATGGAACCTCACCCCTCGAAAAACAGCCAGTAGGGGGCAAGGGGCCTGCTAGCTGTCTGCGACTCCTTCGCTGCGCCCAGCCTCTCGGCTACAAAGTCGCCCAGCTTCTCTGCCATAAGCCTCGCCGTTGTGAACTTCCCGCCGATTATGCTCACGAAGTTCTCCGCACCGTCCCGGGAGTGGTCGATCACAGCAAAGCTCCTGCTGACTTCCCTCCCAGTGCTAGCAGCCCCTTCCCCGATGAGAGGCCTCGAAGAGACGTAAACGGCCTTGATCTTCAGCCTCGAAACAATGGGTGCCAGCTCCGACCCCCTCTTCACCATGAGCTCTACGTGCTCCCTAGGAGGTTTAACAGAGTCCGGGTCCTCCACAACCCAAGAAGTGGTCCCCACCACGCTCGTCCCCCGGTGGTGGACTATGATGTCGCCGTCGCCCGGCTTGTTCAGCCTGTTGAAGACCATGTTACCAATCCTGCCGTCGAGGGCGACCATCACTCCGGGGCTGGGCTTGACGGGGACGCGAAGGCCTGCGAGCCGAGCCACCTTGTCAGCCCAAGCCCCCGTTGCGTTGACTACGAAGTCAGGCTTAACCTCGTACTCCCGAGGGACCGTCTTGTCGAGCACTTTCACGCTGGTAACTCTGCCCCCCTCAACCTTGAAGCCGACCACCTCGTTGAAAGGCTTTATGACCGCACCGCTGAGCTTGGCCGAGGCTGCAAAGCTGAGGATCACTTTGAGGGGGTCGAAGGTCCCGTCGGGGACCTTCACCGCGGCTTTGAGGTCCGGGTTAAGGTTTGGCTCAAGCCTGAGAGCCTCCTCCCTCGGGACTTCCTCGACGGGTATCCCGGCTCTCTCGCACTGCTTCAGGAAGAAGTCCTTGTACCTTAGGTCATCCTCGGTGACCGCGACGAAGAGGCCGCCGTTCTTCTCGAACAGGAAAGGAGCTATCCTCCTTAAAGTCACGTTCTCGCTGTAGCACTCCCGGGCAACCTCAGCATCGGCTATGTACCTGCACCCGCTGTGCAGGAGGCCGTGGGTTCTACCGCTAGTGCCTGCGCCAAGCGAGCCTCTCTCAACCAAGGTGACGCTTAGGCCTCGTGACGCGAGGTCGTAGGCTATAGCTACCCCAGTCACTCCGCCGCCAATAACCAGGACGCTTTTGGTCAAGGGCCTCAACACCTATAACTAAAATATATATTTCAATTTTTTGTAACAAGATTATTTACGTACCGTAACCGTACGCCCAGGGCACTTCCCTAGCCCAGTTGAGAGCCCTCGCGACGGCCGCCTTCCAGCCTCTGTAGAGTCTCTCACGCTTCTCAGGATCCATCGCTGGCTTGAAGACCCTTTCCGCTTTCCACGTTTTCCTGATTTCCTCTAAGCTCCCCCAAACGCCGACGGCGAGACCGGCTAGGAATGCTGCCCCAAGGGAGGTGGTCTCGCGCACCAGCGGCCTGATGACATCCACGCCCAGTATGTCCGCCTGGAACTGAAGGAGAACGTCGCTCCTCGAAGCCCCACCGTCAGCTTTAAGCGACCTGATCCGGGAGGCGGTGTCCTTCTCCATAGCCTCCACGACGTCGCGGGTCAGGTATGCTATGCTCTCTATCACCGCGCGTGCAATGTGGCGCCTGGTAGTCCCCCTGGTGATCCCTATGATCAGCCCCCTCGCGTAAGGGTCCCAGTAGGGGGCCCCGAGACCCGTGAAAGCGGGGACGAAGTACAAACCGCCTGTATCGTCAGCCGACTCGGCTAGCGGATCCACCTCGGGGGAAACCTCTATGATCTTCAGGCCGTCGCGGAGCCATTGAATAGCGGCGCCTGTTATGAAAACGCTTCCCTCCAGCGCGTAGACAGCTCTGCCCTGCTCGAGGCTGTAGAATACCGTGCTGAGGAGGTTGTTCTCGGATTTGACCACTCTCTCCCCCGTGTTCATGAGTATGAAGTTACCGGTCCCGTAGGTGCACTTCACCTCCCCCGGCTCAAAGCCCGCCTGCCCAAACAGGGCTGCCTGCTGGTCCCCGGCGTCGCCGGTAACAGGCACCTTTTGGCCGTTGAAGATGCCGTCCAGCTCGGGACCCGTGTAGCCATACGCCTCTTTCTCGCTGGAGGGGCGCGGAAGCGGTAAGCTCTCCTCAGGTATGTTCCCCATGAGCTCGAGAAGCTCCGCGTCCCACTCGAGGCGCCGTATGTTGAAGAGCATCGTTCTAGAGGCGTTCGAGTAGTCTGTCACGTGAGCTCCGCCTCTCCCAGGCGTAAGCGTGTTTGGAGAGCCCTTGGTAAGGTTCCAGATGATCCAGCTGTCTATCGTTCCGAAGACCGCCTCACCCTTCAGGGCTTTATCCCTGAGCGTGCCCACGTTCTCGAGAAGCCACTGGATCTTGCTTCCCGAGAAGTAGGGGTCGGGGACAAGGCCCGTCTTCCCGTAGATCACGTCGAAGTAGTTTTCCCTGAGCTTGTCGGTTATGGGGGCTGTTCGACGGTCTTGCCAAACTATAGCGTTGTAGAGGGGCTGGCCGGTCCTCGGGTCCCACACCACTATAGTCTCGCGCTGGTTTGTTACACCTATAGCAGCGATATCTCGTGGATCAACTTTAGAGCGGTCGAGGGCCTCCTTCATGCAGACTAGAACCTTCTCCCATATCTCCAAGGGGTTGTGCTCAACCCAACCCGGCCGGGGGTATATCTGTGTGTGCTCGCGGTAGGCCCAGCCTCCCGGGACAGGGTTTCCGTTCTCATCGTATAAAGCCACGCGCGTCCCCGTGGTGCCCTGGTCCACGACGAGAACTATCTTCCTTTGCAGCATTGTCTTTAAAACTCTTCGGAAACTATTTATTTTTAATCTCATCCAGAGTCCTTATATGTAAAAGCTTTTACTTCACGCTCATATACCGGGCGCGCGTTTGTCCGAAGAGAAGCAGCATGGAGGCCGAGCGCTTCGCCAGCCTTTCGGCGAGCTCCTCGACCTCGGCTTCCTCTATGAACAGCTTTAATACATGAAGCGCCGGCACGCTGTCGCGCTCGAACTCCATGCCGCACTCCCTGCACTTCATCACCCTCGTCCTCCCCCTCTTTCTGACCTCCTCCAGCTTGCCTCCGCAGAGCGGGCACCTCTTCGAGGGCAGAGTCCTCTCGATTACTGGAATGCCGTGGAATCCGAGGGCGTTCTCCAGCCTCCTCGCGAAGCTGCGCAGAGTCCTCTGAAGGCCGCTGTTCCTCAGAGACTCGTCGAATGGCACATCGATGAACGCTACAGCCCTCTTTCCCCTGAGCTCCTTAGTCGCCTCCGCGACAGCACTCAGCAATGCGGCTCTGCGGCGCCTGTGCGCTTTCCTCAGCGCGCAACGAGCGGTGGCCCAGGCGCCCGGCTTCCTGGACTTAGTTGCGTTGCGCTGTAGCTCCTTTATCCTCCTCCAGTCGATTTTCGGAATCTTGAACCTGCGGATCCTGAAGCTCCCGCTTCTGAGGTCGTAGGC from Infirmifilum sp. NZ encodes:
- a CDS encoding FAD-dependent oxidoreductase: MTKSVLVIGGGVTGVAIAYDLASRGLSVTLVERGSLGAGTSGRTHGLLHSGCRYIADAEVARECYSENVTLRRIAPFLFEKNGGLFVAVTEDDLRYKDFFLKQCERAGIPVEEVPREEALRLEPNLNPDLKAAVKVPDGTFDPLKVILSFAASAKLSGAVIKPFNEVVGFKVEGGRVTSVKVLDKTVPREYEVKPDFVVNATGAWADKVARLAGLRVPVKPSPGVMVALDGRIGNMVFNRLNKPGDGDIIVHHRGTSVVGTTSWVVEDPDSVKPPREHVELMVKRGSELAPIVSRLKIKAVYVSSRPLIGEGAASTGREVSRSFAVIDHSRDGAENFVSIIGGKFTTARLMAEKLGDFVAERLGAAKESQTASRPLAPYWLFFEG
- a CDS encoding succinate dehydrogenase/fumarate reductase iron-sulfur subunit — translated: MRFRVVIKRVKAGGEPRFDAFDVEADPSESVLDVVERISLEKDRTLAFEHACHHGVCGACGMVINGVERLACITRIGEVAKGGVVVLEPLRGFKVISDLAVDKSRMFGKYKLVTPSTLEIVDGGLQEVQLEKLYDCIECGICYSACPIANTFPEYLGPSLLALISKSGDGKVPAVVDSRAGVWACHAAFECSVRCPVGFKPGESIMRLRRRLLKGELRVEG
- a CDS encoding Sip1-related alpha-galactosidase; translated protein: MSPQFKLSVARLEVSTGGFLKEATPAEAYLTEREREVRVREGGVLAARLLLLKGSGVTTPEGVAAVADVKLPRFRRALVFHHTYDSPGYMGGTNEPYDYPQAQEVGEFMASPWTFPWHTEKLSGMPRSLKINQLMLEVEEGFVFVLCVPADGFAPYFTEPAEGVLRLVVTSRARREWMEAPLLAYALSEDPYSAVEAVYKAVASHLGRTCSLRSSKPFSEPLRFLGWCTWNAFWRDVNQEKLVEGAREIMAKAPVRMVLLDDGWMEEKDGMLRSFDEDREKFPDGLAYAVSRLRQSGARSVGIWLTLNGYWNGIHPESHLAHSFREELEEVGGLLVPKPESSFRFYSEWFRLIKSKGFDFIKVDNQYAVSTVYSEKYPVGDASRMLHEAIEAAAALHGLDVLNCMSLNPEHFFNWFRSNVTRASIDYSVPHSSSRSKLHLYFNAYNSIWLSQLAWPDWDMFQSYDPLALPHAVARAISGGPIYVTDEPGKTRAEVLKPLVFDSGEIPSLDGPALPTRDTVMLDPYNEKVALKLANSITVPGLGVYHLLAAFNIYKGDEEVSYTFKPKELGAREGKVVVYEYFSNQAVKVGVEEDVAGKLEPGGVRLYVISPVRDGLSVIGTRQLYVSPAVIARVDRGEGELTVYLKERKPVLLYLEESLAVDGAQIEPGLREVIPRSAALRIRLRR
- the glpK gene encoding glycerol kinase GlpK, which encodes MLQRKIVLVVDQGTTGTRVALYDENGNPVPGGWAYREHTQIYPRPGWVEHNPLEIWEKVLVCMKEALDRSKVDPRDIAAIGVTNQRETIVVWDPRTGQPLYNAIVWQDRRTAPITDKLRENYFDVIYGKTGLVPDPYFSGSKIQWLLENVGTLRDKALKGEAVFGTIDSWIIWNLTKGSPNTLTPGRGGAHVTDYSNASRTMLFNIRRLEWDAELLELMGNIPEESLPLPRPSSEKEAYGYTGPELDGIFNGQKVPVTGDAGDQQAALFGQAGFEPGEVKCTYGTGNFILMNTGERVVKSENNLLSTVFYSLEQGRAVYALEGSVFITGAAIQWLRDGLKIIEVSPEVDPLAESADDTGGLYFVPAFTGLGAPYWDPYARGLIIGITRGTTRRHIARAVIESIAYLTRDVVEAMEKDTASRIRSLKADGGASRSDVLLQFQADILGVDVIRPLVRETTSLGAAFLAGLAVGVWGSLEEIRKTWKAERVFKPAMDPEKRERLYRGWKAAVARALNWAREVPWAYGYGT